The Chiroxiphia lanceolata isolate bChiLan1 chromosome 24, bChiLan1.pri, whole genome shotgun sequence genome has a segment encoding these proteins:
- the RNF19B gene encoding E3 ubiquitin-protein ligase RNF19B: MGSERDSESPRSSSIHSAAAKCPTPGRRRRLSFQSVFSAAAASAAGGRRRAKAEPPPAAPPPVPAAPPAPPPPPPPPPPPPEEAPAVPEGEEELECPLCLVRQPAENAPRLLSCPHRSCGACLRQYLRIEITESRVNICCPECSERLNPADIRRLLHDSPHLVAKYEEFMLRRCLAADPDCRWCPAPDCGYAVIAYGCASCPKLTCERDGCQTEFCYHCKQIWHPNQTCDMARQQRAQTLRVRTKHTSGLSYGQESGPADDIKPCPRCSAYIIKMNDGSCNHMTCAVCGCEFCWLCMKEISDLHYLSPSGCTFWGKKPWSRKKKILWQLGTLIGAPVGISLIAGIAIPAMVIGIPVYVGRKIHSRYEGKKTSKHKRNLAITGGVTLSVIASPVIAAVSVGIGVPIMLAYVYGVVPISLCRGGGCGVSTANGKGVKIEFDEDDGPITVADAWRALKNPSIGESSIEGLTSVLSTSGSPTDGLSVMQGNYSETASFAALSGGTLSGGVLSGSKGKYSRLEVQADVQKEIFPKDSVSLGAISDNASTRAMAGSIISSYNPQDRECNNMEIQVDIEAKPSHYQLASGSSTEDSLHVHTQMAENEEEEEEEEEEEEDGEQEQTCKHQSCEQKDCIASQTWDITLAQPESIRSDLESSDSQSDDVPDITSDECDSPHSQTAAGCPQTPKARGAESPSAHLSHCAQAEGCRLDEMVQLECIEARV, translated from the exons ATGGGCTCCGAGCGGGACTCCGAATCGCCGCGCTCCTCCTCCATCCACTCGGCCGCCGCCAAGTGCCCCacgcccggccgccgccgccgcctctcCTTCCAGAGCGTCTtctccgccgccgccgcctctgCCGcgggcggccgccgccgcgccaAGGCCgagccgccccccgccgccccgccgccggtccccgccgcccctccggccccgccgccgccgccgccgccgccgccgccgccccccgagGAGGCGCCGGCGGTCCCGGAGGGcgaggaggagctggagtgcCCGCTGTGCCTGGTGCGGCAGCCGGCGGAGAACGCCCCGCGCCTGCTGTCGTGCCCGCACCGGTCGTGCGGGGCCTGCCTGCGGCAGTACCTGCGCATCGAGATCACCGAGTCCCGCGTCAACATCTGCTGCCCCGAGTGCAGCGAGCGCCTCAACCCCGCCGACATCCGCCGCCTCCTGCACGACTCCCCGCACCTCGTCGCCAAGTACGAGGAGTTCATGCTGCGCCGATGCCTCGCCGCCGACCCCGACTGCCGCTGGTGCCCGGCCCCCGACTGCGG TTACGCGGTTATTGCCTAcggctgtgccagctgccccAAGCTGACCTGCGAGAGGGACGGCTGCCAGACAGAGTTCTGCTACCACTGCAAACAGATATGGCACCCCAACCAAACCTGCGACATGGCCCGCCAGCAGCGGGCACAGACCCTGCGGGTACGGACCAAGCACACGTCGGGCCTCAGCTACGGACAGGAATCCGGGCCGG CCGACGACATCAAGCCGTGCCCGCGCTGCAGCGCCTACATCATCAAGATGAACGACGGGAGCTGCAACCACATGACGTGTGCCGTGTGTGGCTGCGAGTTCTGCTGGCTCTGCATGAAGGAGATCTCAGATCTGCATTACCTCAG CCCCTCTGGCTGTACATTCTGGGGCAAAAAGCCGTGGAGTCGTAAAAAGAAGATTCTCTGGCAGCTGGGCACGTTGATCGGGGCTCCTGTGGGCATTTCCCTCATTGCTGGCATTGCCATTCCTGCCATGGTCATTGGCATCCCTGTGTACGTGGGGAGGAAG ATCCACAGCAGGTATGAGGGGAAGAAAACCTCTAAGCACAAGAGGAACTTGGCCATCACTGGAGGGGTCACCTTGTCTGTCATTGCCTCTCCAGTCATCGCTGCTGTCAGTGTTG GTATTGGGGTCCCCATCATGCTGGCCTACGTCTACGGCGTCGTGCCCATCTCGCTGTGCCGGGGCGGTGGCTGTGGGGTCAGCACAGCCAATGGAAAGGGGGTGAAAATCGAGTTTGATGAAGATGATGGACCCATCACAG TGGCTGATGCCTGGAGAGCCCTGAAGAACCCCAGCATTGGTGAGAGCAGCATCGAGGGGCTGACCAGCGTCCTGAGCACCAGTGGCAGCCCCACGGACGGGCTCAGTGTCATGCAGGGCAACTACAGCGAGACAGCCAGCTTTGCTGCCCTCTCCGGGGGCACCCTGAGCGGGGGGGTCCTCTCAGGGAGCAAGGGGAAGTACAGCAG GCTGGAAGTTCAGGCAGATGTCCAGAAGGAGATTTTCCCCAAAGACTCGGTCAGTTTGGGGGCGATCAGTGACAACGCCAGCACTCGAGCCATGGCTGGTTCCATCATCAGCTCCTACAACCCCCAGGACAG GGAGTGCAATAACATGGAGATCCAGGTGGACATCGAAGCCAAACCCAGTCACTACCAGCTGGCCAGcggcagcagcacagaggactCTCTGCATGTCCACACCCAAATGGCAGAgaatgaggaagaggaggaggaggaggaggaggaggaggaggacggtGAGCAGGAGCAGACGTGCAAACACCAAAGCTGTGAGCAAAAGGACTGCATTGCCAGCCAGACCTGGGACATCACCCTGGCCCAGCCCGAGAGCATACGGAGCGACCTGGAGAGCTCCGACAGCCAGTCGGACGACGTGCCGGACATTACCTCGGACGAGTGCGACTCCCCCCACTCTCAGACTGCAGCAGGCTGCCCACAGACCCCCAAAGCTAGAGGTGCCGAGAGCCCAAGTGCCCACCTGAGCCACTGTGCCCAAGCCGAGGGCTGCCGGCTGGATGAAATGGTCCAACTGGAGTGCATCGAGGCCAGAGTGTGA
- the TMEM54 gene encoding transmembrane protein 54 yields MCQGGHLNPGSHQKVLMKTGLILLIVGHLNFITGALVHGTVLRFLVTPRDAVSLQYVTANTASVIAALLTISCGIAALMLSRYLAPSALKWALLTLSACSSLACLSCLLGLLVAIGLTLGNQGRALLAPCAVANIALAPVSRECPFDPTRVYSSTLSLWAVSLVLESMEIIFGIRCLLLALELLRLGCCCRGTHRRKVSLQAAPEESPDPGQCLGLLRLDSVECAQL; encoded by the exons ATGTGCCAAGGAG GACACCTCAATCCCGGCAGCCACCAGAAGGTGCTGATGAAAACGGGCCTCATCCTCCTCATCGTCGGGCACCTCAACTTCATCACGGGGGCCCTCGTCCACGGCACCGTCCTGCGGTTCCTGGTGACCCCCCGGGACGCCGTGTCCCTGCAGTACGTCACTGCCAACACCGCCTCCGTCATCGCCGCCCTGCTG ACCATCTCCTGTGGCATTGCTGCCCTCATGCTGTCCCGCTACCTCGCCCCCTCTGCCCTT aaaTGGGCACTTCTCACCCTGAGCgcctgcagcagcctggcctgcctgtcctgcctgctggggctgcttGTTGCCATCGGGCTGACCCTGGGCAACCAGGGCCGGGCACTGCTGGCCCCCTGCGCCGTCGCCAACATCGCCCTTGCCCCGGTCTCCCGTGAGTGCCCCTTCGATCCCACGCGCGTCTAC AGCTCCACGCTGTCCCTCTGGGCCGTGTCCCTCGTGCTGGAGTCGATGGAGATCATCTTTGGCATCCGCTGCCTCCTGCTCGCCCTCGAGCTCCTCcgcctgggctgctgctgccgcgGGACACACCGGAGGAAG GTCTCCTTGCAGGCAGCTCCTGAGGAGAGCCCTGACCCTGGGCAGTGCCTGGGCTTGCTGAGGCTGGACAGTGTGGAAtgtgcccagctctga